Proteins encoded by one window of Hylaeus volcanicus isolate JK05 chromosome 7, UHH_iyHylVolc1.0_haploid, whole genome shotgun sequence:
- the LOC128880313 gene encoding uncharacterized protein LOC128880313 isoform X2, producing the protein MPSENREQRSRSGASGGQDASKDFEPRPRGSMIPLPRATQTAPINPTNPKTAKTEKNRLKLIMENRGTTDVFEKERRIDEDTGAVYRVSCARESRYCDLSCDAYRCPARKEDAEGCCKRAERLLSEECRVSHEPVGVGVEGVCSWRGQRRPHGIEIPTPLASVAAHELESSVNGAAFNPVVVAAAAGSARCSTSRNALKTSSSCSSASVNAANSKSRFYLGSAIAETCKEDAMEPEVKEEDERRSSTPSPEIYVRRNKRYNEGGSSEEESKPDTSLQSHRLPSSYRGTWPIRRDLWANQQMGFSTQQSPSTTVHNIFPCHPVPQDVASVMSFSSNSGTALSCSAEMQGDRRLGAKVDVVYNLLGMLGSTEGGEDMSATLLSMSTSIDNCLIMRQSGCLPLLVQLIHAPGQDPETRERASRALHNIVHAKSDERAGRREARVLRFLEQLRDYCQALRSSLETGQVPDDLERHPGPTIAALMKLSFDEAHRHAMCQLGVLHAVAELIEMDHMAHGSECDDPNCITLRRYAGMALTNLTFGDGNNKALLCSFREFMKALVSQLRSPSDDLRQVTASVLRNLSWRADTSSKQTLREVGAVTGLMKAAMEGRKESTLKSILSALWNLSAHCSTNKIDICAVEGALTFLVDMLSYVAPSKTLAIVENAGGILRNVSSHIAVREDYRSIVRERGCLQVLLQQLRSPSLTVVSNACGALWNLSARCPQDQRLLWDLGAVPMLRSLIHSKHKMISMGSSAALKNLLSARPGCNNLVHLDSTARGLGLPTLPSLVARRQRALEQEIDQNLAETCDNIEPSTSPTNKDDKFMFKVDHSFLGINARALRTYQLHNQPSTSSVKSNGVARSESRDSMRSVTSTHSDTMFERVNRHVMNGLSPTDIQIKQQSSSLHSAVGFDTGMTSDGHSKTSEKKYTLRYKNAIPDRLKSSETFNGLSDFRCTNSTISWSSAPDQESACSQNLLHSSVEDNLPQSISSKAGSQSSVSEETELVCGKTEYQCKPGIDKPSTLAFVSSDSPAKDVGFGNIYDKSVLSPLNNIQKAISPTVANGNLFYAETDLDQPTDYSLRYAERSLEDEDKQRSHYFASNEQELIHEDTVKTYCTEGTPHGISLNSSRAASASDLQEDNRLRNSTKKMQEQRKLQDKEEFNLECKVKLSDDNVEESGHSSAKSPSSLRTTLTQMSSNNLHYDEKNNMASNSTKIRSDVEECYEIENEIYENTDKFNQNFPVNGINSYVISALKASNDSGCKEFELKGDTRHMPCTLNINNSSECLDQVSDGDEDDEDLLTACINIGMQNNRHRHSFIGNNFDKIPRNESNLARYQTSVALDQMECNVLVESTANSLDTNRIACEETMSSDICENKVASSSPNINIACDYSQNTTMLNQKMVHNSITDDNLCNFSLPSNLRNSPILHETVVFDTEPSQQQYLSSMDTQSNEDMSSLVHNDLLEDERNAEDSETDKVSESLNDRIAENSMQQSYTKVTDSESSESIDSVEQSEHALLELCIQPGLTKTIENIKHNKATWKSNKDLDQCSSKQTNYSGESSQMHDTCEVDGVSREEVDGNQKSTMKNPDTPKHGKKEEMYRRQRDPDAMIASLDRLTATLVQQTEAIRERDSSAMKQSILSDTWNEDSPNEVSFPSISISAPIIASFKSDVPEEQTTITSECVETASSDGGHMTNSKIIQREAIKLAEAVDAEINKNELEMTSMTSMDLEAIKPPSTMGSLLSLTASYAGSGDYSETFVNRDRCNSTSLPPMQLKTSSFTDFKNCRKKSLPLGVVAKRALNQTQTHTGSLENLLNECSGSHLDSVKPPSMMDELPDVGDMENSMVSVASITSEVADPKDQDQSLTSSDAVFDLLKPVANVLSITCMRYAEAMQSSANNSLSECLENINPPSLFNEVCEMDESTMEQATETVCSDTLCIDVELRTEEAPHQIFTEKIDEGSNDTDEAVTPISSEYCLTSSAESTPKKRAHRNLTPKQKRTLAKERYKTYTIAAEMSRKEEERDKKENGSAREGKIPRGKCSPFSKLTPKQRRQEDRARFQTQVLENPFPQPSQEQQEADVREQENPETEPSSAVKSAIPTFTKLSGCKTLIKKRMEQKKNRERYRTRTLDDSECIFREAENNAAANTAEGGESNATRIAQSEEIQIMLQQNATIVLNTLNESTKVNETGEEPLLDCETISLVSNESESERNLRMRFLNGVSKKLIGACSQQMDEALESEQNQKETVEIETNRSQEDVRYADTVESESENESNNAEEQPRETKRPRIIKPGMVRDHSNDSNATDRSEPESPKAIRGRRKALYSNPITRKPTPQSSPLKQPNPVSGIPIGRSNTSPIVRATRATTLRQNNNSPSNGMKDSPKANSSPKIPSLTDGEKRTKKMSAAAKRASVPQKGSSLTFTKSVKRHSTPPTCSSNFQNDAKPDVKPLERQGTFTKDEPEVENAPLVVSTSSSPIKTKIAKPIKGATSKVYPTMVKPKIAPKTHQVHQSKVGKVAPEKLPKTAPLLVAPKRLPTGKVAATTKIPASNQTGVQAENGKIFRKIGPLGQRSNSNSSIVSNSSTGIQTRRLAKEATSKIASLWKKVEESKSKQRFEKPDTRQWVQPGSCANDVDGPSPMNTPSAFRLFRSSTFEGIPQENDDTESTLYKSKSKRPLVVGMQSSKAKYRNSCDLSGMNSNDAPCKIPVKSNDASTYKKDSVQVGDASVILRKSQNTESSAVEVDPTKRISRLGSFIRVDSANAEGSAQTYVNGGVRTPASAIVPPFNYNPKPDIPSQTTKITQNESENRFGTTDCHSDIVTASTRVTTV; encoded by the exons GAGGACGCGGAGGGCTGCTGCAAGAGGGCAGAAAGATTGCTGTCGGAAGAGTGTCGCGTGTCCCACGAGCCAGTAGGCGTCGGCGTGGAAGGTGTCTGCTCGTGGAGGGGCCAGAGGCGCCCCCACGGCATTGAGATACCTACGCCCCTGGCCAGCGTCGCGGCGCACGAGCTGGAGTCGTCCGTGAACGGCGCAGCGTTCAACCCCGTTGTCGTCGCAGCGGCGGCGGGATCAGCGAGATGCTCTACGTCGAGGAACGCGCTGAAAACGTCTTCGTCCTGCTCCTCCGCGTCCGTAAATGCAGCCAACTCCAAGTCGAGGTTCTACCTGGGCTCTGCGATCGCTGAGACCTGCAAGGAGGATGCCATGGAGCCGGAAGTGAAGGAGGAGGACGAACGAAGGTCGTCCACGCCGAGCCCCGAG ATTTACGTAAGGAGGAATAAACGCTACAATGAAGGTGGAAGCAGCGAGGAAGAGAGTAAGCCAGACACATCTTTGCAGAGTCACAGATTACCTTCCTCTTATCGAGGGACCTGGCCCATCAGAAGAGACCTTTGGGCCAATCAACAAATGGGATTCTCCACTCAACAAAGCCCGTCAACCACTGTACATAAC atcTTCCCTTGTCACCCTGTCCCACAGGATGTAGCCAGCGTGATGAGTTTTTCCTCGAATTCCGGCACGGCGCTGTCCTGTTCCGCGGAGATGCAAGGCGATCGACGATTGGGAGCCAAAGTGGACGTGGTTTACAACCTCCTGGGAATGCTGGGGAGCACGGAAGGCGGAGAGGACATGAGCGCGACGCTGCTGTCGATGAGCACTTCGATAGACAACTGTTTAATAATGAGGCAATCGGGATGCTTGCCTTTGTTGGTGCAGTTGATTCACGCCCCCGGGCAGGATCCAGAGACCAGAGAGAGAGCTTCGAGGGCTCTGCACAATATAGTACATGCTAAAAGCGACGAGAGAGCCGGACGTCGGGAGGCTAGGGTTCTCCGATTTTTAGAGCAATTGAGAGACTATTGCCAGGCGCTGAGATCTTCTTTGGAAACGGGACAGGTCCCCGACGACTTGGAGAGACATCCGGGACCGACGATAGCCGCGCTGATGAAGCTCTCGTTCGACGAGGCCCATCGTCACGCTATGTGCCAACTAGGTGTCCTCCACGCGGTGGCGGAGCTCATCGAGATGGATCACATGGCTCACGGGAGCGAATGCGACGACCCGAACTGCATCACTCTACGCAGGTACGCTGGAATGGCGCTGACGAACTTGACGTTCGGGGACGGGAACAACAAAGCGCTCCTCTGTTCCTTCCGAGAGTTCATGAAGGCGTTAGTATCGCAGCTGCGAAGTCCCAGCGACGATCTCAGACAGGTGACGGCAAGCGTCTTGAGGAATCTGTCGTGGCGAGCCGACACCAGCAGCAAGCAGACGTTGAGGGAAGTCGGTGCCGTGACCGGGTTGATGAAAGCAGCGATGGAAGGTCGAAAGGAATCGACGCTCAAGTCTATTCTGTCGGCCCTTTGGAACCTCTCCGCGCACTGCAGCacgaataaaatagatatcTGCGCCGTGGAAGGTGCCCTCACGTTTCTCGTGGATATGTTAAGCTACGTAGCGCCGTCCAAAACGCTCGCGATCGTCGAGAACGCCGGAGGTATACTGAGGAACGTCTCCAGTCACATTGCGGTCAGGGAGGACTACCGATCCATCGTGAGAGAAAGGGGATGTCTTCAAGTTTTGCTGCAACAGCTGCGATCGCCGAGTCTGACGGTCGTAAGCAATGCTTGCGGAGCGCTCTGGAACCTCTCGGCTCGATGCCCGCAGGACCAGCGATTGCTGTGGGATCTGGGCGCTGTCCCCATGCTACGGAGCCTCATCCACTCGAAGCACAAAATGATCTCTATGGGTTCCAGCGCGGCGCTGAAGAATCTGTTGAGCGCCAGGCCAGGGTGCAACAATCTGGTTCATTTGGACTCGACGGCTCGCGGATTAGGGCTTCCAACTCTGCCCTCCTTGGTCGCTCGGAGACAGAGAGCGCTGGAGCAGGAGATAGATCAGAACCTAGCCGAGACTTGCGACAACATCGAGCCCAGCACGTCTCCCACGAACAAGGacgataaatttatgtttaaggTGGATCACAGCTTCCTGGGGATCAACGCGCGAGCTCTGCGCACGTACCAGTTACACAATCAGCCCAGCACGTCCAGCGTAAAGTCCAACGGGGTCGCCAGGAGCGAGAGCAGGGACTCCATGAGGTCCGTGACGAGCACCCACTCGGACACCATGTTCGAGAGAGTGAATCGTCACGTGATGAACGGGCTCTCCCCTACCGACATCCAGATCAAACAGCAGTCCTCGTCGTTGCACTCCGCTGTCGGATTCGACACGGGGATGACCAGCGATGGTCACTCGAAAACCTCCGAGAAAAAGTACACGTTGCGTTACAAGAACGCTATCCCTGACCGTTTGAAGTCGTCCGAGACTTTCAACGGTCTCAGCGATTTCCGGTGCACCAACTCGACGATCTCATGGTCCTCGGCGCCGGACCAAGAATCCGCCTGTTCCCAAAACTTGCTCCACTCTTCGGTCGAGGATAACTTGCCCCAGAGCATCTCGTCGAAGGCTGGCAGCCAGTCCAGCGTGTCCGAGGAAACCGAGCTGGTGTGCGGGAAAACTGAGTACCAATGCAAGCCTGGGATCGATAAACCGTCGACGTTGGCCTTCGTCAGCAGCGACTCGCCGGCAAAGGACGTCGGTTTTGGCAACATTTACGACAAGTCCGTGCTGAGTCCGTTGAACAACATACAGAAAGCCATCTCTCCGACCGTCGCGAACGGCAATTTGTTCTACGCCGAGACAGATTTGGATCAACCGACTGATTACAGTCTGCGATATGCGGAAAGGAGTTTGGAGGACGAGGACAAGCAACGCTCCCATTATTTTGCCAGCAACGAGCAGGAACTCATTCACGAGGACACGGTGAAGACCTACTGCACCGAGGGAACACCTCATGGAATCTCGTTGAACTCCTCCAGAGCCGCGTCTGCTTCCGATCTGCAGGAAGACAATCGACTGAGGAATTCGACGAAGAAGATGCAGGAACAGAGGAAACTTCAGGATAAAGAGGAATTCAACTTGGAATGCAAAGTGAAACTCTCGGACGATAATGTTGAAGAGAGTGGACATTCTTCTGCCAAAAGTCCATCGAG TTTGAGAACTACGTTAACACAAATGTCGTCGAACAACTTGCATTACgatgagaaaaataatatggCGTccaattctacaaaaattaGATCAG ATGTGGAAGAATGttacgaaattgaaaatgaaatttacgaaaatacCGATAAATTCAATCAAAATTTCCCTGTAAACGGAATTAATTCGTACGTGATCAGTGCACTCAAGGCTTCTAACGATTCAGGATGTAAGGAATTTGAACTAAAAGGCGATACGCGTCACATGCCttgtacattaaatataaacaactcTTCCGAATGTTTAGATCAAGTCAGTGATGGAGATGAGGACGACGAAGATCTGCTTACAGCTTGCATTAATATTGGAATGCAAAATAATag GCACAGGCATTCATTCATAGGAAACAATTTTGATAAGATTCCGCGAAACGAAAGCAATCTAGCCAGGTATCAGACGAGCGTTGCTCTAGATCAAATGGAGTGCAATGTATTGGTCGAATCTACCGCGAACAGCCTCGACACGAATCGAATAGCATGCGAGGAAACAATGAGTTCCGATATTTGTGAAAACAAAGTTGCGAGCAGTTCGccaaatataaacattgcGTGCGATTATAGCCAGAATACAACAATGTTGAATCAAAAG ATGGTACACAATTCGATCACGGACGACAAcctttgcaatttttcattgcCTTCGAATCTGAGGAACAGTCCAATATTACACGAAACCGTAGTCTTCGACACAGAGCCGAGCCAACAGCAGTACTTGTCTAGCATGGATACTCAATCGAACGAAGATATGTCATCCTTGGTTCACAATGATCTTCTCGAAGATGAAAGAAACGCGGAGGACAGCGAGACCGACAAAGTCTCGGAATCCTTGAACGATAGAATCGCTGAGAATTCTATGCAGCAGTCTTACACAAAAGTAACGGATTCTGAGAGCAGCGAATCGATCGACTCGGTCGAGCAATCCGAACATGCGCTCCTGGAACTGTGCATTCAACCTGGATTAACGAAAACTATCGAAAACATTAAGCACAACAAAGCCACGTGGAAATCTAATAAAGATCTAGATCAATGTAGCTCGAAACAAACGAATTATTCGGGTGAGAGCAGTCAGATGCACGACACGTGCGAAGTGGACGGCGTTTCGAGAGAGGAGGTCGACGGAAATCAAAAATCGACAATGAAGAACCCCGACACACCGAAACACGGGAAGAAAGAGGAAATGTATCGGCGTCAGAGGGATCCCGACGCTATGATCGCCTCGTTAGACCGTTTAACCGCGACTCTGGTGCAGCAGACGGAAGCAATACGCGAACGCGATTCCAGCGCGATGAAACAGAGCATATTGAGCGACACGTGGAACGAGGATTCTCCTAACGAAGTCTCCTTCCCCAGTATCAGCATCAGCGCTCCTATCATCGCCTCGTTCAAGAGCGACGTGCCCGAAGAGCAAACGACCATTACCTCGGAATGCGTGGAAACGGCAAGTAGCGATGGCGGTCACATGACGAACTCCAAGATCATTCAACGAGAAGCTATCAAGCTGGCCGAGGCCGTAGACGCGGAGATAAACAAGAACGAGTTAGAAATGACGAGCATGACGTCCATGGACTTGGAAGCAATCAAACCCCCTTCCACGATGGGGAGCTTGTTGTCCTTGACAGCCAGTTACGCGGGTTCGGGCGATTACAGCGAGACGTTCGTTAACAGAGACAGATGCAACTCCACGTCCCTTCCACCGATGCAGCTGAAGACTTCGTCCTTCACGGACTTCAAAAACTGTCGCAAGAAGTCTCTTCCCCTCGGCGTGGTGGCTAAACGAGCTCTCAATCAGACTCAGACTCACACGGGAAGTCTAGAGAATTTACTGAACGAGTGCAGCGGATCACATTTGGACAGCGTGAAGCCACCGTCGATGATGGACGAGCTACCAGACGTTGGCGACATGGAGAACAGCATGGTAAGCGTAGCGAGCATCACGTCGGAGGTAGCCGATCCCAAAGACCAAGACCAGAGTTTAACCAGCAGCGACGCTGTCTTCGACCTGCTGAAGCCTGTCGCGAACGTCCTCTCCATAACTTGCATGCGTTACGCCGAGGCCATGCAGAGCAGCGCTAACAACAGCTTGAGCGAGTGTCTGGAGAACATCAATCCGCCATCTTTGTTCAACGAAGTCTGCGAAATGGACGAGTCGACGATGGAGCAGGCCACGGAAACCGTCTGCAGCGACACGTTGTGCATCGACGTCGAATTGCGCACCGAGGAGGCTCCGCACCAGATCTTCACGGAAAAGATCGACGAAGGTAGCAACGACACCGACGAAGCAGTCACTCCGATTTCTTCCGAGTATTGCCTCACCAGTTCAGCAGAGTCCACGCCCAAGAAACGGGCGCATAGAAATCTGACGCCTAAACAGAAACGAACCCTGGCCAAAGAAAGGTATAAAACGTACACCATAGCCGCGGAGATGAGTAGAAAGGAAGAGGAGAGGGACAAAAAGGAAAATGGTAGCGCGCGGGAGGGAAAGATCCCACGCGGGAAGTGTTCTCCATTTTCCAAGCTGACACCCAAGCAACGTAGGCAGGAGGACAGAGCCAGGTTCCAGACGCAGGTGTTAGAGAATCCTTTTCCTCAACCGAGTCAAGAGCAACAGGAAGCCGATGTCCGCGAGCAAGAGAATCCCGAAACGGAACCGTCGTCTGCCGTTAAATCTGCTATTCCTACGTTTACTAAACTGTCTGGCTGTAAAACGCTGATCAAGAAACGTATGgaacagaaaaagaatcgcgAGAGGTATCGCACGAGGACGTTAGACGACTCCGAGTGCATATTCAGAGAAGCAGAGAACAACGCCGCCGCGAACACGGCGGAAGGTGGCGAGTCCAACGCGACGCGCATCGCCCAGTCCGAGGAAATTCAAATCATGTTGCAGCAGAACGCTACCATCGTGCTGAACACCTTGAACGAGTCGACCAAGGTTAACGAGACCGGGGAGGAACCGTTGTTAGACTGCGAGACGATCAGTCTGGTGTCCAACGAATCGGAGTCCGAAAGAAATCTGCGAATGCGATTTCTGAACGGTGTCTCGAAGAAACTGATAGGTGCCTGCAGCCAGCAGATGGACGAAGCGCTGGAATCCGAGCAAAATCAGAAGGAGACGGTCGAAATTGAGACGAACAGATCTCAGGAGGACGTCAGGTACGCGGATACCGTGGAAAGCGAGAGCGAGAACGAGTCGAACAACGCCGAAGAACAGCCCAGGGAAACGAAGCGACCGAGGATAATTAAACCAGGAATGGTAAGAGATCACAGCAATGATTCCAACGCAACGGACAGGTCCGAGCCGGAGAGTCCTAAAGCTATTCGCGGCAGAAGGAAAGCTCTCTACTCGAACCCCATAACGCGCAAACCGACGCCTCAGTCGTCCCCGTTGAAGCAACCGAATCCTGTCAGCGGAATACCCATTGGTCGCAGCAACACCTCTCCCATCGTGAGAGCTACTCGAGCCACCACGCTGAGGCAGAACAACAACAGTCCAAGTAACGGTATGAAAGATTCTCCAAAGGCAAACTCGAGTCCTAAAATTCCTTCGTTAACAGACGgagagaaacgaacgaagaagATGTCAGCAGCTGCGAAGAGAGCGTCCGTTCCTCAAAAGGGATCGTCGTTGACCTTCACTAAATCCGTGAAAAGACACAGCACGCCTCCAACATGTTCCTCGAATTTTCAAAACGACGCCAAGCCAGATGTTAAGCCTTTAGAACGGCAGGGTACGTTTACCAAAGACGAACCGGAAGTGGAAAACGCGCCCCTGGTGGTCTCTACGTCCTCTTCCCCGATTAAGACGAAAATCGCGAAACCCATCAAGGGAGCCACTTCCAAAGTATATCCTACGATGGTGAAACCTAAAATCGCGCCGAAAACGCACCAGGTGCATCAGTCGAAAGTCGGGAAAGTAGCTCCGGAAAAGCTTCCCAAAACGGCACCGCTGCTGGTGGCTCCGAAACGATTGCCTACGGGCAAAGTAGCCGCGACTACGAAAATTCCAGCTAGCAATCAAACCGGCGTACAAGCCGAGAACGGTAAGATTTTCCGCAAGATAGGTCCACTCGGTCAACGATCCAACAGCAATTCCAGCATCGTCTCCAACTCGTCGACGGGAATACAGACCAGAAGGCTAGCGAAAGAAGCGACGAGCAAAATCGCGAGTCTTTGGAAGAAGGTAGAGGAGAGCAAGAGCAAGCAACGATTCGAAAAGCCTGACACCAGACAATGGGTGCAGCCAGGCAGTTGTGCCAACGACGTGGACGGACCTTCTCCTATGAATACTCCATCAGCTTTCAGATTGTTCCGTAGTTCGACGTTCGAAGGCATACCCCAGGAAAACGATGACACGGAGTCGACATTGTACAAGTCCAAATCGAAAAGACCATTAGTAGTGGGGATGCAGTCTAGCAAAGCGAAATATAGAAATTCTTGCGACTTGAGCGGAATGAATTCAAACGACGCACCTTGCAAAATACCCGTAAAGTCCAACGATGCATCCACCTACAAGAAAGACTCTGTACAGGTGGGAGACGCGTCAGTGATTTTACGGAAGTCGCAAAACACCGAGTCTTCCGCCGTGGAGGTAGACCCCACGAAACGAATATCGCGCCTTGGTTCCTTCATAAGAGTGGACTCTGCGAACGCAGAAGGCTCTGCACAAACTTACGTCAATGGCGGTGTGCGTACACCTGCCTCCGCCATTGTACCACCTTTCAATTATAATCCGAAGCCAGACATTCCTTCGCAGACAACCAAAATTACACAAAACGAGAGCGAAAATAGGTTTGGAACGACGGATTGTCACAGCGACATAGTCACAGCTTCTACGAGAGTAACGACAGTATAA